A genomic stretch from Telmatocola sphagniphila includes:
- a CDS encoding TIGR02996 domain-containing protein, whose protein sequence is MTDLQAFLRHIREYPFDATPRLIFADWLEEQGDLSTANFIRGLHSPVAEESESSQLILYHTTQDSSLRFQKISRPGWEIENGFVQAVSFTCYDFLFNVRDLFNSQPITVVKLIDKKPLEQERQFFWSLSFLRFPSPMHDSYLPADIGRFLPRLNGETGNTIGYASLEIAEEALSRACVAHGRNIAGLPPLVWPDFEEIRN, encoded by the coding sequence ATGACCGATCTGCAAGCATTTCTCCGACATATCCGGGAGTACCCGTTCGACGCGACCCCTCGACTGATATTTGCCGACTGGCTGGAGGAGCAGGGAGACCTTTCAACGGCTAATTTCATTCGCGGACTACATTCGCCCGTGGCGGAAGAATCAGAATCTTCACAGCTAATCCTGTACCATACCACGCAAGATAGTTCACTTCGTTTTCAGAAGATATCTCGTCCTGGTTGGGAGATCGAAAACGGCTTTGTGCAGGCCGTCTCTTTTACCTGTTACGATTTCCTCTTCAATGTGAGAGATCTGTTCAACAGTCAGCCAATTACCGTAGTAAAGTTAATCGATAAGAAGCCTTTAGAACAGGAGAGGCAGTTTTTCTGGAGCCTCTCTTTTCTGAGATTTCCTAGCCCGATGCACGATTCCTATCTGCCCGCCGACATCGGGAGATTTTTGCCTCGCTTAAACGGCGAAACCGGCAATACGATCGGCTATGCCTCCTTAGAGATTGCCGAAGAGGCGCTTTCTCGCGCCTGCGTGGCTCATGGACGGAACATCGCCGGATTGCCGCCGCTGGTGTGGCCGGACTTTGAGGAGATTCGGAATTAG
- a CDS encoding DUF1559 family PulG-like putative transporter: MTHYRATRVSRTAFTLIELLVVIAIIAILIGLLLPAVQKVRDAAARTQSMNNLKQMALATHSYHDAIGHFPPAFVDWDSDYNPTWYNHCGSTHYFILAYIEQSALAAKTPTYFWSVYTNYPVKTYLNPGDPTTPANGLENDYGALYGVTGYAANYQSLGYFLNDATQKIRNMASITDGTSNTIFLSEKITVCQNSNYFDSAIQGDPNYYNIWAYGRTAWKEWNPVFEYQLTGVASLFQVNPITTGANANCDPRLASTFRSSGILVGMADGSVRFVGSGVSPQTWWAACTPDQGEILGSDW; the protein is encoded by the coding sequence ATGACTCACTATCGGGCAACTCGAGTATCGCGCACCGCATTCACACTGATTGAATTGCTAGTCGTCATCGCAATCATTGCCATCTTGATTGGCCTGTTACTGCCCGCAGTGCAAAAAGTACGCGATGCGGCCGCTCGCACGCAGAGCATGAACAATCTGAAGCAAATGGCCCTGGCAACGCATTCTTATCACGACGCGATCGGGCATTTTCCGCCCGCATTCGTCGATTGGGATTCGGATTATAATCCCACCTGGTACAATCATTGCGGTTCGACGCATTACTTCATTCTCGCCTACATCGAACAAAGCGCTTTGGCGGCAAAAACGCCGACCTATTTCTGGTCGGTCTACACTAACTATCCCGTGAAAACTTATCTCAATCCGGGCGATCCCACAACTCCGGCGAATGGCCTCGAAAACGATTACGGGGCACTTTACGGTGTGACCGGTTACGCGGCAAATTACCAGAGCCTCGGCTACTTCCTCAATGACGCCACCCAGAAAATTCGAAACATGGCGAGCATCACCGACGGAACTTCGAACACGATTTTCCTCTCGGAGAAGATTACCGTCTGTCAGAATTCCAACTATTTCGATTCGGCAATTCAGGGTGATCCCAATTACTACAACATCTGGGCTTATGGTCGCACCGCCTGGAAAGAGTGGAATCCCGTCTTCGAATACCAGCTGACAGGAGTCGCTTCCCTGTTTCAGGTGAATCCCATCACTACCGGAGCGAATGCCAATTGCGACCCCCGTTTGGCGAGCACATTTCGCTCCTCCGGCATTCTCGTAGGAATGGCCGATGGCAGCGTGCGATTTGTGGGATCCGGCGTCTCTCCCCAGACCTGGTGGGCTGCCTGCACTCCCGATCAAGGCGAAATTCTCGGCTCCGATTGGTAA
- a CDS encoding alpha/beta hydrolase: MKLSSWLILVAVLLTISPYRCPAQTAESKFSAPPVGYDKKKEGIERGKVELVEYDSKTVGAKRKARVYTPPGFSKDQKYPVLYLLHGIGGDENEWTRSGSPDVILDNLYAEKKLTPMIVVMPNGRASKELTARDPIPKQSPAFALFEKDLLNDLIPFIEKNYPVKADRESRALAGLSMGGGQSLNFGLSNLNTFAWVGGFSSAPNTRPPQDLIKNPEEMNTKLRLLYVACGDKDGLFRITEGLHKALEEKKIPHAYNVIPGGAHDFKVWKSDLYHFAQLIFKDSSLDKKS; this comes from the coding sequence ATGAAGCTCTCCTCGTGGTTAATTCTCGTTGCCGTACTCCTGACCATTTCGCCTTATCGCTGCCCGGCCCAGACGGCGGAAAGCAAATTCTCCGCCCCACCGGTGGGCTACGACAAGAAGAAAGAAGGCATCGAACGCGGTAAAGTGGAACTGGTCGAGTACGATTCCAAAACGGTAGGCGCCAAGCGTAAAGCTCGTGTTTACACACCTCCCGGGTTTAGCAAGGATCAGAAATATCCCGTTCTCTATCTTCTCCATGGTATCGGAGGGGATGAGAACGAATGGACGCGGAGCGGTTCGCCCGATGTCATTCTCGATAACCTCTATGCCGAGAAAAAACTGACGCCAATGATCGTAGTTATGCCTAACGGCCGAGCTTCCAAGGAACTCACGGCGCGAGATCCGATCCCCAAGCAATCTCCAGCGTTTGCCCTGTTCGAAAAAGATCTGCTCAATGATCTCATACCGTTTATCGAAAAAAACTACCCTGTAAAAGCCGATCGGGAATCGCGAGCTCTTGCAGGGCTGTCAATGGGTGGCGGCCAATCTCTGAATTTTGGACTCAGCAACCTGAACACTTTTGCATGGGTCGGCGGTTTCTCCTCCGCCCCAAATACCCGGCCGCCGCAGGATCTGATCAAGAATCCGGAGGAAATGAACACCAAACTTCGGCTGCTCTATGTGGCCTGTGGTGACAAAGATGGACTATTCCGGATCACTGAGGGGCTTCATAAAGCTCTGGAGGAGAAAAAAATCCCTCATGCGTACAACGTCATTCCCGGTGGCGCGCACGATTTCAAAGTCTGGAAAAGCGACCTGTACCACTTCGCGCAGCTCATCTTCAAGGACAGTTCGCTGGATAAAAAGTCGTAG
- a CDS encoding acyltransferase family protein: MKNTGLELIRGLAALMVLLCHLLLLDGSREALGFLALAFNWGSTAVITFFLLSGTVIRLSYDRNPKSRKQFCIDRVIRIFPLYYIALTFGILVECFTLGPPTLKVILGNALFVDTTEEVWIKSLWTNAALWSISFEMFFYAIFALTIGSHQKLWLKLWAITSLVSAVLIEIYTPEGPGGHFLLMNAYSCVWLLGYYLIDLKKVIFPNRIMAIGWLAMLPMADRLALSTQFYSALSALLSSLMIAPLFIRLLQKETARRSLRRVSWRELIAFIGFYLLFVYLIQHSPSTRRAILIYTILPLFGLLAAFCFRNLELFQSKAVERISLLLGRLSFSIYIIHLPFNRLANELPTDSFPLKALFFLSTSILAAIFLEFYVQPIASRWLRTIFKNRKTAAPS, from the coding sequence ATGAAAAATACAGGGTTGGAGTTGATTCGCGGCTTAGCGGCTCTGATGGTGCTCCTTTGTCATCTGTTACTTTTGGACGGCAGTCGGGAAGCTCTGGGATTCTTGGCTCTGGCGTTTAACTGGGGTTCCACGGCGGTAATCACTTTTTTCCTGCTCTCGGGCACCGTTATCCGTCTCAGCTATGATCGCAATCCCAAAAGTCGCAAACAGTTCTGCATCGATCGTGTAATTCGCATTTTTCCGCTCTACTACATCGCCCTGACCTTCGGAATCCTGGTCGAATGCTTCACACTTGGCCCTCCTACCCTAAAAGTCATTCTGGGGAATGCGTTGTTCGTCGATACCACCGAAGAGGTTTGGATCAAATCGCTGTGGACCAATGCGGCTCTCTGGAGCATCAGCTTTGAGATGTTCTTCTACGCTATTTTCGCTCTGACCATCGGGTCGCATCAAAAACTCTGGCTGAAACTCTGGGCTATCACCTCCCTGGTGAGCGCCGTGCTGATCGAAATCTATACTCCGGAAGGACCGGGGGGCCATTTCCTCTTAATGAATGCCTACTCCTGTGTCTGGTTGTTGGGCTATTATCTGATCGATCTGAAAAAAGTGATCTTTCCGAATCGAATTATGGCGATCGGTTGGTTGGCGATGTTGCCAATGGCGGATCGACTGGCACTGAGTACTCAGTTCTATTCGGCCTTAAGTGCCCTACTCTCCTCACTCATGATCGCACCGCTGTTTATTCGCTTACTCCAAAAGGAAACGGCTCGGCGATCCTTGCGGCGAGTCTCCTGGAGGGAGTTGATCGCTTTTATCGGGTTCTATTTGCTGTTTGTTTATCTGATCCAGCACAGCCCTTCGACACGCCGGGCGATTCTTATTTACACAATCTTGCCCCTTTTCGGACTGCTAGCCGCTTTCTGTTTTCGAAACCTCGAACTTTTCCAGTCTAAAGCTGTCGAACGGATTTCCTTACTTCTCGGAAGATTGTCGTTCTCAATCTACATCATCCATCTGCCGTTCAATCGCTTAGCTAACGAACTGCCGACCGATTCCTTCCCACTGAAAGCCCTATTTTTCCTCTCTACGAGTATCCTGGCGGCCATCTTCCTTGAATTTTATGTCCAACCAATTGCCTCGAGATGGCTCCGGACAATCTTTAAAAATCGAAAAACCGCTGCACCATCTTGA
- a CDS encoding DUF3500 domain-containing protein — translation MSQMILESPQTSNTSGRKSLALVLTLAITGSAIYGLSNDNSPRLEIDDKVTGSPTSRAVTAANAFLEALDDKQKEKTLFDFTSGKKSNWSNLPASFVPRNGVKLGDLSKDQRALAFKVLASVLSKSGFQKMIDIMEGDQRLLDNNPGKGGKGGGKGGGGPMFGSDLYFLAIFGKPSETQPWMLQFGGHHLGLNVSIVGKHFILTPTHTGSQPALYKRDGKEVRPLGLENDTAFKLVNSLDEKQKAAAILSSRPQQELLLGPGRDGRKIEAKGIKGSALTDEQRTMLLDVIAAWIDITEPDSAALRMAEIKEKVADTYFAWSGPTEKGSAAYFRIQGPSIVIEYAPQGSADHIHTVVRNPADDYGVGTAKDMK, via the coding sequence ATGAGCCAAATGATCTTAGAATCGCCGCAGACTTCAAACACCTCCGGCAGAAAATCTCTGGCACTAGTCCTCACACTGGCAATTACCGGCTCCGCGATTTACGGGTTGAGCAACGATAATTCTCCCCGACTGGAGATTGATGATAAAGTGACGGGATCGCCTACCAGTCGAGCGGTCACGGCGGCCAACGCCTTTTTGGAAGCCTTGGATGATAAACAGAAAGAAAAGACTCTGTTCGACTTCACCAGCGGCAAAAAATCAAACTGGTCCAATCTCCCCGCCTCTTTCGTTCCCCGCAACGGAGTAAAATTAGGCGACCTCTCGAAGGATCAACGGGCTCTGGCCTTTAAGGTTCTGGCTTCAGTCCTCAGCAAAAGCGGTTTCCAGAAGATGATCGACATCATGGAGGGCGATCAAAGATTGCTCGATAACAACCCAGGCAAGGGAGGCAAAGGCGGCGGGAAAGGCGGCGGCGGCCCTATGTTCGGCTCCGATCTCTATTTCCTGGCGATCTTCGGCAAACCTTCTGAAACCCAACCCTGGATGCTGCAATTCGGCGGCCATCACCTTGGCCTGAACGTGAGTATCGTCGGTAAACACTTCATTTTAACCCCCACACACACCGGATCCCAACCCGCTCTCTACAAACGGGACGGTAAAGAAGTTCGTCCACTGGGCTTGGAAAATGACACGGCTTTCAAATTGGTGAATTCGCTGGACGAAAAGCAGAAGGCCGCGGCCATCCTCAGCAGCCGTCCTCAACAGGAATTGCTGCTCGGGCCAGGCCGGGATGGAAGAAAGATTGAAGCGAAAGGAATTAAAGGATCCGCACTGACGGACGAGCAGCGGACTATGCTACTGGATGTCATCGCGGCCTGGATCGATATTACGGAACCCGATTCCGCGGCCTTGCGAATGGCGGAGATTAAGGAGAAGGTCGCTGATACTTACTTCGCGTGGAGTGGACCGACGGAAAAAGGGAGCGCCGCTTACTTCCGCATTCAGGGCCCCAGCATTGTCATCGAATATGCGCCGCAAGGCAGTGCCGATCATATTCACACGGTCGTTAGAAATCCCGCGGACGATTATGGCGTGGGAACGGCCAAGGATATGAAGTAA
- a CDS encoding SprT-like domain-containing protein has product MDLKELEAIAQRELAKHNLVGWTFGFSDTKRRLGACKYKHKRIEIARYYAQHSNRESVIDTLLHEIAHAIAGPAARHGPAWKVVAIRLGAKPRACEKSDNVVMEPGVWQAFCPACQTTFHRYRRPMSLTGYRCRCPGRSPLTFEFRGDAKQKARMLAEPDRSIRWSATCIGCQTVHYRMKRPKAGIWRCKCPYRCELTWQSKR; this is encoded by the coding sequence TTGGATTTGAAGGAATTGGAAGCGATCGCTCAACGCGAACTGGCTAAACACAATCTCGTCGGATGGACGTTTGGCTTTTCCGATACGAAGCGACGGTTGGGTGCCTGCAAGTACAAGCACAAGAGAATCGAAATCGCCCGCTATTACGCCCAGCACAGCAATCGAGAATCTGTCATCGATACGCTTTTGCACGAGATTGCGCATGCCATAGCCGGACCTGCCGCTCGGCACGGACCCGCCTGGAAAGTCGTCGCGATTCGGCTCGGCGCGAAGCCGCGCGCCTGCGAAAAATCGGATAATGTCGTCATGGAACCGGGAGTGTGGCAGGCGTTCTGCCCGGCCTGTCAAACCACCTTCCATCGCTACCGCAGGCCGATGAGTTTGACCGGCTATCGGTGTCGCTGCCCGGGACGTTCGCCGTTAACCTTCGAATTTCGCGGCGATGCGAAACAAAAAGCGCGAATGCTGGCAGAACCCGACCGTTCGATTCGCTGGTCGGCTACCTGCATTGGATGTCAGACGGTGCATTATCGCATGAAGCGGCCTAAAGCGGGCATCTGGCGCTGCAAATGCCCTTACCGCTGTGAGTTGACTTGGCAGAGTAAGAGATGA
- a CDS encoding RNA polymerase sigma factor, whose product MSEQETSLVRRALSGDSSAFEELIRRTSRLIFARLYLDTGNSHLAEDLLQEVWIKAYRSLHQLRNPDGFRAWVLTIAKTVHLDCARNAGRQKRTQPEARIVSWADLSAAGPDPQLEAQREESRLAVLQALRSLPEEYRMPITLRYITGADYETIGTQLGLTNGSLRGLLNRGMKMLRDQLASGFLEKDDEVVNHERT is encoded by the coding sequence ATGAGTGAACAAGAAACGTCACTGGTCCGACGAGCCCTATCAGGGGATTCGTCCGCCTTCGAAGAACTCATCCGTCGAACTTCGCGGCTGATCTTCGCGCGCTTGTATCTCGATACCGGGAACTCTCATCTGGCGGAAGATTTGCTTCAGGAAGTTTGGATCAAAGCGTATCGCTCGCTCCATCAATTGCGCAATCCCGATGGTTTTCGAGCCTGGGTATTGACCATTGCCAAGACGGTGCATTTGGACTGTGCGAGAAACGCGGGGAGACAAAAAAGAACGCAGCCCGAAGCCCGGATTGTTTCTTGGGCAGATTTGAGCGCTGCGGGACCTGATCCTCAATTGGAAGCTCAACGGGAGGAATCGCGACTGGCCGTGTTGCAAGCTCTGCGTTCCTTACCCGAGGAATATCGAATGCCCATCACGCTCCGGTATATCACCGGGGCAGATTACGAAACTATCGGTACTCAGCTCGGTCTGACCAACGGTTCGTTGCGCGGATTATTGAATCGCGGCATGAAAATGCTTCGCGATCAGCTGGCGTCCGGCTTCCTGGAGAAGGATGACGAGGTGGTGAATCATGAACGAACATGA
- a CDS encoding DUF4349 domain-containing protein, whose product MNEHDWIIENIETYVAGGLDRSEIERFDLHVLNCTECQKLLAESRTWDFNLNSLFAPIRPDPALEDRMIKAISWKRDIQSVSKRAWKRPLFFGIAASVGIFGIGLTGLVASQSMNPERLPFPGSVSFANVFQSEPIATFTLGIDNSESILESRIDSRKVLASDGIVQDRPSKLSESGQSEYRKPYSYQIEGMEEAVKRMPEQSGNGIPKPVTTLDTGASSNGSSSDTLSLPQLGYVANGINRYSDKVKDLKPSNNFDFGGTPADQRNGKSNNVLYVEQTPPSGTAKVNEPFNRPRQAIDGISYRPNEPQNPQADPVASQQSRKIIIRTGEIEFVIDSFDSAVATITKLLIPIKGGYIGTVNSEKLSNGKMKGSLVVRMPPEALDSFVLDLREKLGKDGELKGQRIGSQDITKQYTDLESRLKAARTMEQRLLNIIKEGKGEIKQLLEAEKELGIWRTKIEEYEGELRFYANQAALSTLTITLTEKEIRSAIGLTERERVQTGIEVEDVDKSLQQAIAAVTELKGRISKSELKQLTAGQFNAVLQFEVPPDQSGPMRDRLKQIGRLARLEIDRVTTSDGGTPQADSKVKRGDAIFAVQIYNLAAIAPRETTTLQIAVTDVAAGYQALKDAVSKANGRVLSGSVNANDRQNITAQIDFEVRRTEESAFQTSLGSIGEIFARTVSRAPESDNVTDTKVLYRATLINASKIKPRETTNLVVEVEDAENAATLINAQVNELKGHQVDVQISKERNGNVTAKLIYDVPLAASSGLIERIKSLGTVRVNQNSRDPQASDGRYAIGRIDVQLTNIASIVPKDEGLWPQVRKGLSYSASMLLLSVTWLIFGLCVLVPWTLVGLGGYRIAKSVFRKSQTPDKTV is encoded by the coding sequence ATGAACGAACATGATTGGATAATCGAAAACATCGAAACCTATGTGGCGGGCGGATTGGATCGTTCCGAGATTGAGCGATTTGACCTGCATGTGTTGAACTGCACTGAATGCCAGAAACTATTAGCCGAATCCCGAACTTGGGATTTCAACCTGAATTCCCTATTTGCGCCGATCCGACCCGATCCAGCGCTGGAGGACCGTATGATCAAAGCCATTTCCTGGAAACGTGATATTCAATCCGTTTCAAAGCGTGCCTGGAAGCGCCCTCTGTTCTTCGGCATCGCTGCTTCGGTGGGCATTTTCGGCATCGGCTTAACGGGTCTGGTCGCGAGCCAGTCCATGAACCCGGAACGATTGCCATTTCCCGGTTCGGTCTCCTTTGCAAATGTTTTTCAATCCGAACCCATTGCCACATTTACCCTCGGAATTGACAATTCCGAATCTATTCTTGAATCGAGAATCGATTCGAGGAAAGTGCTAGCCAGCGATGGCATTGTTCAAGACCGACCTTCCAAACTGTCAGAAAGTGGTCAGTCAGAATATCGGAAGCCGTATTCCTACCAAATTGAAGGTATGGAAGAAGCCGTCAAAAGAATGCCTGAACAATCCGGAAACGGCATTCCGAAGCCCGTCACAACTTTGGATACTGGAGCTTCCAGCAATGGGTCTAGTAGCGACACGCTTAGCTTGCCGCAATTAGGTTACGTCGCCAACGGCATAAACAGGTATAGCGATAAAGTCAAAGACCTGAAGCCATCCAACAATTTCGATTTCGGTGGGACACCCGCAGATCAAAGAAATGGCAAAAGTAACAATGTTTTATACGTCGAGCAAACTCCCCCGTCCGGCACGGCGAAAGTCAACGAACCATTCAATCGACCTCGACAAGCAATAGACGGAATAAGTTATCGCCCAAATGAACCCCAGAATCCTCAAGCTGATCCGGTCGCTTCCCAGCAGTCCCGCAAGATCATCATCCGCACGGGCGAAATCGAATTTGTAATCGACTCCTTCGATTCGGCCGTGGCGACAATCACGAAACTCCTAATTCCCATCAAGGGGGGATACATCGGAACGGTCAACAGTGAGAAGCTGAGCAACGGCAAAATGAAGGGTTCGCTGGTGGTTCGAATGCCGCCCGAAGCACTCGATAGTTTTGTGCTCGATCTCCGCGAGAAACTTGGAAAAGACGGTGAACTGAAAGGCCAGCGCATTGGCAGCCAGGATATCACCAAGCAATACACCGACCTGGAAAGCCGGCTCAAGGCGGCCCGAACGATGGAACAGCGACTACTGAACATCATCAAGGAAGGCAAAGGCGAGATCAAACAACTGCTGGAGGCCGAAAAGGAACTCGGAATCTGGCGAACCAAGATCGAAGAATACGAAGGCGAATTGCGTTTCTACGCCAATCAGGCCGCGTTGAGCACTCTTACTATCACTCTTACGGAAAAAGAAATTCGCTCCGCAATCGGCCTAACGGAACGCGAACGCGTCCAGACCGGCATCGAAGTCGAAGACGTCGATAAATCGTTGCAGCAAGCGATTGCCGCCGTGACGGAATTGAAAGGGCGAATCAGCAAATCGGAATTGAAGCAGTTGACCGCCGGGCAGTTTAATGCGGTGCTGCAATTTGAAGTCCCGCCCGATCAATCGGGGCCGATGCGCGATCGACTCAAACAGATTGGTCGGCTCGCCCGGCTCGAAATTGATCGCGTGACCACTTCCGACGGAGGCACTCCGCAGGCCGATTCGAAGGTGAAGCGCGGCGATGCGATCTTTGCCGTCCAGATCTACAATCTCGCGGCCATCGCACCTCGCGAAACTACGACCCTGCAAATCGCCGTGACCGATGTTGCCGCCGGTTATCAGGCTCTGAAAGACGCGGTGAGTAAAGCAAATGGCCGCGTGCTGAGTGGCAGCGTCAACGCCAATGATCGACAAAACATCACGGCCCAAATCGACTTCGAAGTGCGTCGAACCGAAGAAAGCGCGTTCCAGACTTCTTTGGGTAGTATTGGTGAGATATTCGCTCGAACGGTCAGCCGAGCACCCGAATCGGATAATGTCACCGACACAAAAGTTCTCTATCGGGCCACTCTGATAAATGCCTCCAAGATAAAACCGCGCGAGACCACGAATCTGGTTGTTGAGGTCGAGGATGCGGAAAACGCCGCGACACTCATCAACGCTCAGGTCAATGAATTGAAGGGGCATCAGGTCGATGTTCAGATTAGCAAGGAACGCAACGGCAATGTCACTGCCAAGCTGATTTACGACGTTCCGCTGGCCGCATCCTCCGGTCTGATCGAACGCATTAAATCGCTCGGAACCGTGCGAGTCAATCAGAACAGTCGGGATCCGCAGGCCAGCGATGGCCGATATGCGATTGGCCGAATCGACGTGCAGTTAACCAATATTGCTTCCATAGTACCCAAGGACGAGGGCTTATGGCCGCAGGTCCGCAAGGGACTGTCCTACAGCGCTTCGATGCTGCTGTTGAGTGTCACCTGGCTGATCTTTGGCTTGTGTGTGCTCGTCCCCTGGACATTGGTTGGGTTGGGCGGCTATCGAATTGCTAAATCGGTCTTTCGAAAATCGCAGACTCCCGATAAGACCGTTTAG
- a CDS encoding SPFH domain-containing protein, translating to MDPANLYSIVALALVLVVLLISVFLVARYLPNNKVGIVEKLWSNRGSLGGGQIVARNGEAGFEPDVLRGGIHFGYWRWQYKVHQRPLITIKQGKMGYVFARTGEALGPSQTLGRVVECNHYQDVEAFLEHGQKGRQRAILREGVYAINLAVFSVITEDGVFAIDVAQDAAKWHRHLAEINGFDPVVIGSSTEKLMDDIGIVTTHDGPSLEPGEIIAPPVGNEVDNPNYHNNYQDIEAFLKAGGRRGKQYAPLVDGTYFINRWFATIELIPKEVITIGEVGVVVSYYGKQGNDTSGATFRHGERVHQGQRGVWENTLGPGKYPFNTYAGQIIRVPTTNFVLHWITGKTEGHKYDESLRSIDLITKDAYEPILPLSVVVHIDYQKAPNVIQRFGDVKKLITQTIDPMLSAYFRDVAHKRTMLELVHDRDDIQAQARMELSLKFEQFDIQCVDVLIGKPESQGDDGKIENLLEQLRLRQLSLEQIETYGKQEVAAGKKQTLNDANAKAEMQAQLTHSAIQISIQTNEAEAALARARKDAERIVVTAKAASESVSLEGQGLSEKVNLVGKAEAEVLQKKVESFGDSRLYAMSLIAESLAQSKQPLVPETMFAGGGDQGSGLLGTLMSLLVAEKMGMKLPARTIAEEKAPR from the coding sequence ATGGACCCTGCAAATCTCTACTCGATCGTGGCACTAGCCTTAGTCCTAGTTGTCTTGTTGATCTCAGTCTTTTTGGTAGCCCGCTACCTACCGAATAATAAAGTCGGTATCGTTGAAAAACTCTGGTCCAACCGGGGATCGCTCGGCGGCGGCCAAATTGTCGCGCGGAATGGCGAGGCCGGTTTCGAACCCGATGTGCTGCGCGGCGGCATCCACTTCGGCTATTGGCGCTGGCAATACAAAGTCCATCAACGCCCTCTGATTACCATAAAGCAAGGAAAAATGGGCTACGTTTTTGCCAGGACCGGCGAAGCGCTTGGCCCCAGCCAAACTTTGGGACGCGTGGTCGAATGCAATCACTACCAGGATGTGGAAGCTTTTCTGGAGCACGGTCAGAAGGGTCGGCAGCGAGCCATTCTTCGCGAAGGGGTTTATGCCATTAACCTAGCCGTCTTCAGTGTGATAACCGAGGACGGCGTGTTCGCAATCGACGTGGCACAGGACGCCGCCAAGTGGCATCGCCACCTGGCCGAGATCAATGGTTTCGATCCCGTGGTGATTGGCAGTTCGACCGAAAAATTGATGGACGATATCGGTATCGTCACGACGCACGATGGCCCCTCGCTGGAGCCCGGGGAAATCATCGCACCGCCGGTAGGTAATGAAGTCGACAACCCGAACTATCACAACAATTACCAGGATATTGAGGCTTTTCTAAAGGCAGGCGGACGGCGGGGTAAACAGTATGCCCCCCTCGTCGATGGCACGTATTTCATCAACCGTTGGTTCGCCACGATCGAACTCATTCCCAAGGAAGTGATTACCATTGGAGAAGTGGGGGTTGTAGTGAGTTACTACGGTAAACAAGGCAACGACACTTCCGGCGCCACCTTCCGCCACGGCGAGCGCGTGCATCAGGGTCAACGCGGAGTTTGGGAAAACACGCTGGGTCCTGGCAAGTATCCGTTCAATACTTACGCAGGTCAGATTATTCGCGTGCCGACGACCAACTTCGTGTTGCATTGGATAACTGGCAAAACTGAAGGGCACAAGTACGACGAAAGCCTGAGATCGATCGACCTGATTACCAAGGATGCCTATGAGCCGATTCTGCCGTTATCGGTGGTGGTTCACATCGATTATCAGAAAGCCCCGAATGTGATTCAACGCTTTGGCGATGTCAAGAAATTGATTACCCAGACGATCGACCCCATGCTGTCGGCTTACTTTCGAGACGTGGCTCACAAACGAACCATGTTAGAATTGGTGCATGATCGCGACGATATCCAGGCACAGGCTCGCATGGAACTCAGCTTGAAGTTCGAGCAGTTCGATATCCAGTGTGTCGACGTGCTGATTGGAAAACCGGAATCTCAAGGAGATGATGGAAAAATCGAAAACTTACTGGAGCAGTTGCGCCTGCGACAACTCTCGCTGGAGCAGATTGAAACTTACGGAAAGCAAGAAGTTGCCGCAGGGAAAAAGCAAACGCTGAACGACGCCAATGCGAAAGCCGAGATGCAGGCACAGCTGACGCACTCGGCGATTCAGATCAGCATACAGACAAACGAAGCGGAAGCGGCACTTGCCCGCGCCCGCAAGGATGCGGAACGAATCGTGGTGACGGCCAAGGCCGCCAGCGAAAGCGTTTCACTCGAAGGTCAGGGGCTTTCAGAGAAAGTGAATCTGGTCGGGAAAGCCGAGGCCGAAGTGCTCCAGAAGAAAGTGGAATCGTTCGGCGATTCCCGACTCTACGCGATGTCTCTGATCGCCGAGTCGCTCGCGCAGAGCAAACAGCCTCTTGTTCCCGAAACGATGTTTGCCGGGGGCGGTGATCAGGGATCGGGCCTGCTGGGGACCTTAATGTCTCTGCTGGTCGCCGAGAAGATGGGGATGAAGCTTCCTGCTCGAACTATCGCGGAAGAGAAAGCCCCCCGTTAA